A genomic region of Streptomyces rimosus contains the following coding sequences:
- the efeU gene encoding iron uptake transporter permease EfeU, which produces MFGNYLIGLREGLEASLVVCILIAYLVKTGRREALRPVWLGVGSAVLLSLVFGAALQFGSQTLTFEAQEALGGSLSIIAVGLVTWMVFWMRRTARHLKKELHSRLDAALAMGTTALVVTAFLAVGREGLETALFIWAAASSADDGWRPLAGALLGLLTAVALGWLFYRGAVRINLAKFFTWTGGMLVVVAAGVLAYGCHDLQEAGLLPGLSTKAFDLGDAYEADSWYGTLLKGVFNFQPDPTVLQVTVWALYLVPTLALFLAPGRVAPNRATPAAAQAAPAPVAPKEPEPHDTQVAVPGARDADRRERGAADAERVHDRARRTGDAAGGVEG; this is translated from the coding sequence GTGTTCGGCAACTACTTGATCGGCCTGCGCGAGGGCCTGGAAGCCAGCCTCGTCGTCTGCATCCTGATCGCCTATCTGGTCAAAACCGGCCGGCGGGAGGCGCTGCGGCCGGTGTGGCTCGGCGTGGGCAGCGCCGTCCTGCTGTCGCTGGTGTTCGGTGCCGCGCTCCAGTTCGGCTCGCAGACCCTGACGTTCGAGGCCCAGGAGGCGCTCGGCGGCTCGCTGTCGATCATCGCGGTGGGCCTGGTGACGTGGATGGTCTTCTGGATGCGGCGGACCGCGCGGCACCTGAAGAAGGAACTGCACAGCAGGCTGGACGCGGCGCTCGCGATGGGCACGACGGCGCTGGTGGTCACCGCCTTCCTGGCGGTGGGGCGCGAGGGCCTGGAGACGGCCCTGTTCATCTGGGCGGCGGCGAGCAGCGCGGACGACGGCTGGCGCCCGCTGGCCGGCGCCCTGCTGGGGCTGCTGACGGCGGTGGCCCTGGGGTGGCTGTTCTACCGCGGCGCCGTGCGCATCAACCTGGCGAAGTTCTTCACCTGGACCGGCGGGATGCTCGTGGTGGTCGCCGCGGGCGTGCTGGCGTACGGCTGCCACGACCTCCAGGAAGCGGGGCTGCTGCCGGGCCTGTCCACGAAGGCGTTCGATCTGGGCGACGCCTACGAGGCGGACAGCTGGTACGGCACGCTGCTCAAGGGCGTCTTCAACTTCCAGCCCGACCCGACCGTCCTCCAGGTCACGGTGTGGGCGCTGTATCTGGTCCCCACGCTGGCCCTGTTCCTCGCCCCCGGTAGGGTTGCGCCGAATCGTGCCACCCCGGCGGCCGCCCAGGCCGCCCCGGCCCCGGTCGCCCCGAAGGAGCCCGAGCCCCATGACACGCAGGTCGCCGTTCCGGGTGCCCGTGACGCTGACCGCCGCGAGCGCGGCGCTGCTGACGCTGAGCGGGTGCATGACCGTGCACGGCGAACGGGAGATGCTGCCGGCGGTGTCGAAGGCTGA
- the efeB gene encoding iron uptake transporter deferrochelatase/peroxidase subunit — MTNGETKKSGTEGAAGPGAEAGTEGAAAPEAAQPRTPSRRALLGWGGAGLALGAVAAGGTAAALRTGSDAAPAAAARPAEAVPFHGAHQAGIATAVQDRLHFAAFDVKTDDRAELIALLKEWTQAAARMTAGSQIGSGAIGSLAEAPPDDTGEALGLPPSRLTLTFGIGPTLFESGGKDRFGLRDRRPAALVDLPRFPGDNLDPARGGGDLCVQACADDPQVAVHAIRNLARIGFGKVAVRWSQLGFGKTSSTTPDAQTPRNMFGFKDGTRNIAGTDAKALEQHVWVGARDEKGGGAWMAGGSYLVARRIRMHIETWDRTSLREQEDIFGRDKGEGAAVGRKNEHDAPHLPSMPPTSHVRLAHPDSNDGIRILRRGYSFTDGTDGLGRLDAGLFFLAYQRDVRQGFVPLQQRLARHDALNEYIQHVGSALFAIPPGVGGADDWWGRGLFA, encoded by the coding sequence ATGACGAACGGCGAGACGAAGAAGAGCGGTACCGAAGGCGCGGCGGGTCCGGGGGCGGAAGCCGGTACGGAAGGCGCGGCGGCGCCGGAGGCCGCGCAGCCCCGTACGCCCTCGCGCCGCGCGCTGCTCGGCTGGGGCGGTGCCGGGCTCGCGCTCGGCGCGGTCGCGGCCGGCGGTACGGCGGCGGCACTGCGCACCGGAAGCGACGCGGCGCCCGCCGCGGCCGCCCGGCCCGCCGAGGCCGTGCCCTTCCACGGCGCGCACCAGGCCGGTATCGCCACCGCCGTCCAGGACCGGCTGCACTTCGCGGCGTTCGACGTGAAGACCGACGACCGGGCGGAGCTGATCGCCCTCCTCAAGGAGTGGACACAGGCCGCCGCGCGGATGACCGCCGGCTCCCAGATCGGCTCCGGCGCCATCGGCTCGCTCGCCGAAGCCCCGCCGGACGACACCGGCGAGGCACTGGGCCTTCCGCCGTCCCGGCTCACCCTCACCTTCGGCATCGGCCCGACGCTGTTCGAGTCCGGCGGCAAGGACCGCTTCGGCCTCCGGGACCGGCGGCCCGCGGCGCTGGTGGACCTGCCGCGGTTCCCCGGCGACAACCTCGACCCGGCGCGCGGCGGCGGCGACCTGTGCGTACAGGCGTGTGCCGACGACCCGCAGGTCGCCGTGCACGCGATACGCAACCTGGCGCGGATCGGCTTCGGCAAGGTCGCCGTGCGCTGGTCCCAGCTGGGCTTCGGCAAGACCTCCTCGACGACGCCCGACGCGCAGACCCCGCGCAACATGTTCGGCTTCAAGGACGGCACCCGGAACATCGCGGGCACCGACGCCAAGGCCCTGGAACAGCACGTGTGGGTCGGCGCGCGGGACGAGAAGGGCGGCGGCGCGTGGATGGCCGGCGGCTCGTACCTGGTGGCGCGCCGCATCCGGATGCACATCGAGACCTGGGACCGCACCTCGCTGCGCGAACAGGAGGACATCTTCGGGCGGGACAAGGGCGAGGGCGCGGCGGTCGGGCGCAAGAACGAGCACGACGCGCCGCACCTGCCGTCGATGCCGCCGACCTCGCACGTACGCCTGGCGCACCCGGACTCCAACGACGGCATCCGCATCCTGCGCCGCGGCTACTCCTTCACCGACGGCACGGACGGGCTGGGCCGGCTGGACGCGGGCCTGTTCTTCCTCGCCTACCAGCGGGACGTGCGCCAGGGCTTCGTCCCCCTCCAGCAGCGGCTGGCGCGCCACGACGCGCTCAACGAATACATCCAGCACGTGGGTTCGGCGCTCTTCGCGATCCCGCCGGGCGTCGGCGGGGCCGACGACTGGTGGGGACGCGGGCTGTTCGCCTGA
- the efeO gene encoding iron uptake system protein EfeO, translating into MRALRSAAAVTAAVAATLTAVSGCAQKSDAAADDAQDGAVHVTATDDGCAVSKKEFPAGHLRLAVKNKGTKVTEVYVYAPGDRIVTERENIGPGTGADIVAEIAPGTYEIACKPGMKGSGIRQKVTATGKSTAPARDPKLDKAVAAYRAYVQEQADRTLPEARKFADAVKAGDIEAAKKAYAVSRTGWERTEPVAESFGDIDPKVDVRADGLEDGQQWTGWHKLEQSLWEKKEITADDKKLADRLITDLEDWRKRVGKAEITPTSMANGAKELLDEVATGKVTGEEERYSHTDLSDFQANVEGAQKAYELLKPVAAERRPELTKELDKQFAAIRALLDRHRDSGSPDGFAAYDTVGKDERKELSDGVNALAEPLSKLAAAVATAK; encoded by the coding sequence ATGCGAGCCCTCCGCTCTGCCGCCGCCGTCACCGCCGCCGTGGCCGCGACCCTCACCGCCGTTTCCGGCTGCGCCCAGAAAAGCGACGCGGCGGCCGACGACGCACAGGACGGCGCGGTACACGTGACGGCGACGGACGACGGCTGCGCGGTGTCGAAGAAGGAGTTCCCCGCCGGACACCTGCGGCTCGCCGTCAAGAACAAGGGCACCAAGGTCACCGAGGTGTACGTCTACGCGCCCGGCGACCGCATCGTCACCGAACGGGAGAACATCGGCCCCGGCACCGGCGCGGACATCGTCGCCGAGATCGCGCCCGGCACCTACGAGATCGCCTGCAAGCCCGGCATGAAGGGCAGCGGCATCCGGCAGAAGGTGACGGCGACCGGCAAGAGCACGGCACCGGCCCGCGACCCGAAGCTGGACAAGGCGGTGGCCGCGTACCGCGCCTACGTCCAGGAGCAGGCCGACCGGACGCTGCCCGAGGCGCGGAAGTTCGCGGACGCGGTGAAGGCCGGGGACATCGAGGCCGCGAAGAAGGCGTACGCCGTCTCGCGCACCGGCTGGGAGCGCACCGAGCCGGTCGCCGAGTCGTTCGGCGACATCGACCCCAAGGTCGATGTGCGCGCCGACGGCCTGGAGGACGGGCAGCAGTGGACCGGCTGGCACAAGCTGGAGCAGTCCCTCTGGGAGAAGAAGGAGATCACCGCCGACGACAAGAAGCTGGCGGACCGGCTGATCACCGACCTGGAGGACTGGCGAAAGCGGGTCGGCAAGGCCGAGATCACCCCGACCAGCATGGCCAACGGCGCCAAGGAACTCCTCGACGAGGTCGCCACCGGCAAGGTCACCGGTGAGGAGGAGCGCTACAGCCACACCGACCTGAGCGACTTCCAGGCCAACGTCGAGGGCGCGCAGAAGGCGTACGAGCTGCTGAAGCCGGTCGCCGCCGAGCGCCGCCCGGAGCTCACCAAGGAGCTGGACAAGCAGTTCGCGGCGATCCGCGCGCTGCTGGACCGGCACCGCGACAGCGGCTCCCCCGACGGCTTCGCCGCGTACGACACCGTCGGCAAGGACGAGCGCAAGGAACTGTCCGACGGCGTCAACGCGCTCGCCGAGCCGCTGTCGAAGCTGGCCGCCGCCGTGGCGACCGCCAAGTAA
- a CDS encoding heme ABC transporter ATP-binding protein, with protein sequence MNRGRIPLLGTWLAGRARTLPGPVPVGTAYARADGLGVRLGARTVLDGVDLEVTAGRVLALVGPNGAGKSTLLAALAADLPAATGEVRIDGRPATGWTAPELALRRAVLPQSAALSFPFTVEEVVRMGRVPWSGTEREDEDEAAVAEAMAATEVTGFAERPFSALSGGERARVALARVLAQRAPLLLLDEPTAALDLRHQELVLRLCRERAAAGAAVAVVLHDLGLAAAYADRAALLHDGRIAAQGPPAEMFEAGLLSRVYRQPVEVIGHPRTGTPLVMPLREPRPLPLPMHCRSVSIPPTIRDGPVASESGITGQDGNCSGKPQIS encoded by the coding sequence ATGAACCGCGGCCGGATTCCGCTGCTCGGTACGTGGCTCGCGGGACGCGCCCGTACGCTCCCCGGGCCGGTGCCCGTGGGTACGGCGTACGCGCGGGCCGACGGGCTGGGCGTACGGCTGGGTGCGCGTACCGTGCTGGACGGGGTGGACCTGGAGGTCACCGCGGGCCGGGTGCTGGCGCTCGTCGGGCCGAACGGCGCGGGCAAGTCCACCCTCCTGGCGGCGCTCGCCGCCGACCTGCCCGCCGCCACCGGCGAGGTCCGTATCGACGGCCGCCCGGCCACCGGCTGGACCGCGCCCGAACTGGCCCTGCGCCGGGCGGTCCTGCCGCAGTCCGCCGCGCTGTCCTTCCCGTTCACGGTGGAGGAGGTCGTACGGATGGGCCGGGTGCCCTGGTCCGGCACGGAGCGCGAGGACGAGGACGAGGCCGCCGTCGCGGAGGCGATGGCGGCGACCGAGGTGACCGGCTTCGCGGAGCGGCCGTTCTCCGCGCTCTCCGGCGGCGAACGCGCCCGGGTGGCGCTCGCGCGCGTCCTGGCGCAGCGCGCCCCGCTGCTGCTGCTCGACGAGCCGACCGCCGCGCTGGACCTGCGCCATCAGGAACTGGTGCTGCGGCTGTGCCGGGAGCGGGCCGCGGCGGGTGCCGCGGTCGCGGTGGTCCTGCACGATCTGGGGCTGGCGGCGGCGTACGCGGACCGGGCGGCGCTGCTGCACGACGGGCGGATCGCCGCGCAGGGGCCGCCTGCCGAGATGTTCGAGGCCGGGCTGCTGAGCCGGGTCTACCGGCAGCCGGTCGAGGTGATCGGCCACCCGCGCACCGGTACACCGCTGGTCATGCCCTTGCGGGAACCACGACCCTTACCTTTGCCGATGCATTGCCGTTCCGTGTCCATACCGCCGACCATCCGTGACGGGCCCGTGGCCAGTGAGAGCGGGATCACTGGGCAGGACGGGAATTGTTCAGGTAAGCCTCAGATAAGTTAG
- a CDS encoding FecCD family ABC transporter permease — translation MTALPREDTAATTAPRPDATRDRPRRSRTALLTAALALALLAGCLLSAGLGAYRIPLGDVLGSLLHHLGLGGAALDRVGESVLWNVRLPRVALALLVGSSLGCAGALMQGVFGNPLAEPGVIGISSGAAVGAVGAIALGLGFLGTWTVPACAFATGLLTVLIVYALSRSGGRTEVVTLILTGIAVNAFAGALIGLFLFFADNAQLSQITFWQLGSLSQAVWPKVLAVLPCAVAGLAVAPFHARKLDLLALGERPARHLGVDVERLRVVLILVVALLTAAAVAVAGVITFVGLLVPHLLRMAAGPGHRFLIPGSALGGALVLVVADLAARTAAQPAELPLGVLTALFGSPFFFWLLRRTRRKQGGWA, via the coding sequence ATGACGGCACTTCCCCGCGAGGACACGGCCGCCACCACCGCGCCCCGCCCGGACGCCACCCGCGACCGGCCCCGCCGCTCCCGCACCGCCCTCCTCACCGCCGCCCTCGCCCTCGCCCTTCTCGCGGGCTGTCTGCTCTCCGCCGGGCTCGGCGCGTACCGCATTCCGCTCGGCGATGTCCTCGGCTCGCTGCTGCACCATCTCGGGCTGGGCGGCGCCGCGTTGGACCGGGTGGGCGAGAGCGTGCTGTGGAACGTGCGGCTGCCGCGCGTCGCCCTGGCGCTGCTCGTCGGCTCCTCGCTCGGCTGCGCGGGCGCCCTCATGCAGGGCGTGTTCGGCAATCCGCTGGCCGAGCCGGGCGTCATCGGCATCTCGTCGGGCGCGGCGGTGGGCGCGGTCGGCGCCATCGCCCTCGGGCTCGGCTTCCTCGGTACGTGGACGGTGCCGGCCTGCGCGTTCGCCACCGGCCTGCTGACCGTACTGATCGTCTACGCGCTGTCCCGCTCCGGCGGCCGTACCGAGGTCGTCACCCTCATCCTCACCGGCATCGCGGTGAACGCCTTCGCGGGCGCGCTGATCGGCCTGTTCCTCTTCTTCGCCGACAACGCGCAGCTCTCGCAGATCACGTTCTGGCAGCTCGGCTCGCTGTCGCAGGCCGTGTGGCCCAAGGTGCTGGCGGTCCTGCCGTGCGCCGTCGCCGGACTGGCCGTCGCCCCCTTCCACGCCCGCAAACTGGACCTCCTGGCGCTCGGCGAACGCCCGGCCCGGCACCTCGGCGTGGACGTGGAGCGGCTGCGCGTCGTCCTCATCCTGGTCGTCGCGCTGCTCACCGCGGCGGCCGTGGCGGTGGCCGGCGTCATCACCTTCGTCGGCCTGCTCGTACCGCACCTGCTGCGGATGGCGGCCGGCCCCGGGCACCGCTTCCTGATCCCGGGCAGCGCCCTGGGCGGCGCGCTGGTGCTGGTCGTCGCCGACCTCGCCGCACGCACGGCGGCCCAGCCCGCGGAGCTGCCGCTGGGCGTCCTGACCGCCCTGTTCGGCAGCCCGTTCTTCTTCTGGCTGCTGCGCAGGACCCGTCGCAAGCAAGGGGGCTGGGCATGA
- a CDS encoding heme/hemin ABC transporter substrate-binding protein produces the protein MTATIRGPVRRRLPRGPVPRRLSHPAAALAAALAFALALTGCGGGTAAAPPDRPAATPAADHVEPLSGPAPRPALPATVRSADGHDVTVRKADRIVPLTGSLSEIVFSLGLGGRVVARDITATFDQAEKLPVVTRAHDVSAENVLSLKPDVVLADTSTGPAEAIGQIREAGVPVVTLKPATRLADVDTRIDAVAAALGVPKAGDALKARTDERIKAVQKGVPHGGAAGERPRVAFLYLRGSASVYLIGGAGSGADSLIEAAGGVDAGKESGLKKDFTPITSEALAKAAPDVILVMRKGLESVGGIDGLVKIPGVAQTPAGMDRRVASIDDGVLLNFGPRTDTVLRSLIRQIHTDAPAKGK, from the coding sequence GTGACAGCAACCATCCGGGGGCCGGTCCGCCGGCGCCTGCCCCGGGGGCCGGTCCCCCGGCGCCTGTCACACCCCGCCGCGGCGCTCGCCGCCGCCCTGGCCTTCGCCCTCGCGCTCACCGGCTGCGGCGGCGGCACGGCCGCCGCTCCCCCGGACCGGCCCGCCGCCACCCCCGCCGCCGACCACGTCGAGCCCCTGTCCGGCCCCGCGCCCCGGCCCGCGCTGCCCGCGACCGTACGGTCCGCCGACGGCCACGACGTGACGGTCCGCAAGGCCGACCGGATCGTGCCGCTCACCGGCTCCCTCTCGGAGATCGTCTTCTCCCTCGGGCTCGGCGGCCGGGTCGTCGCGCGCGACATCACCGCCACCTTCGACCAGGCGGAGAAGCTGCCCGTGGTGACCCGCGCGCACGATGTGTCGGCGGAGAACGTGCTGTCGCTCAAGCCGGACGTGGTGCTGGCGGACACCTCCACGGGACCGGCGGAGGCCATCGGCCAGATACGGGAGGCCGGTGTCCCGGTCGTCACGCTCAAGCCCGCGACGCGGCTGGCCGACGTGGACACCCGTATCGACGCGGTGGCGGCGGCACTCGGCGTACCGAAGGCGGGCGACGCGCTCAAGGCGCGCACCGACGAGCGGATCAAGGCCGTCCAGAAGGGCGTTCCGCACGGCGGCGCGGCGGGCGAACGGCCCCGGGTGGCCTTCCTCTACCTGCGCGGCTCGGCCTCCGTCTACCTCATCGGGGGCGCCGGGTCCGGCGCCGACTCGCTGATCGAGGCGGCGGGCGGCGTCGATGCGGGCAAGGAGTCCGGGCTGAAGAAGGACTTCACGCCGATCACGAGCGAGGCGCTGGCGAAGGCCGCGCCGGACGTGATCCTGGTGATGCGCAAGGGGCTGGAGTCCGTCGGCGGGATCGACGGACTGGTGAAGATCCCCGGCGTGGCGCAGACACCGGCCGGAATGGACCGGCGGGTGGCCTCCATCGACGACGGCGTGCTGCTCAACTTCGGGCCGCGCACGGACACGGTGCTGCGCTCCCTGATCCGGCAGATCCACACCGACGCCCCCGCCAAGGGAAAGTGA